One Calidithermus timidus DSM 17022 genomic window, TGAGGTAGCGGCGCACCCCTGGGTTGCCCGTGTTGAGCTTGGGCAGGCTGCCAAAGCCACCCCAGGCTTCGTAAGCGCTGGCGTCCCCCGGCACGAAGGGCCACCTCTTGATGAAGTACCAGTTCCAATATGGCGAGCTGCGGCCCCGCTTGAGCACGTCCTGGAAGGCGAAGAAGCCCAGCCCGGTGTGGTTGGGTACGAAGTCGAAGAGTACCCGGATGCCGCGTTTGTGGGCCTCGTCGAGGGCCTTCTTCAGCAGCGCCTTGTCGCCGAACTTGGGCGAGACCTCGAGGTACGAATGCGTGTCGTAGCCGTGGGCCGAGCCCGAGTCGAAGAGGGGGTTGAAGTAGACCAGGCTCACGCCCTGCTCCTGCAGATAGGGCAGCTTCTCGAGGAAACCCGCCAGGTCGCCGCCGAAATACTGGTGGCAGCAGTGGTCGCCCGCTGGCGGATCGCTCCACTTGGAGACAAAGGGCTTGGGGGCGCCGGGGTCTTTGTTCCAGGCCTGGTTGAAGTTGTACTCGTCGCTCACGAGGGCCTTTTCGTCGTTGGAGGGGTCGCCGTTGGCGAAGCGCTCGAGGAAGATCTGGTAGCCCACCCGCCCGCTCACCCAGTCCAGCGCCGCGAAGGGCCGCTGTGGTGGGCTAAAGGGGCCGAAGCTCTGCTCTTGGCCGCCGGAGTCCACCACCCGGATGCGGTACTCACCCAGGGAAGTCGGAACGGCAGCCCGCCAGATCTCCAGGTCCCCGTAGCTTAGTTGCCGGTGCATGGGGTAGCGCCCTCCGGCCTCGAGGAAGGCCTCCTTCACCGAACCCGCTCGAGCCTCAAAGCGTATCGAGAGCCTGCCCGCCGCCTCAGAGACATAGCGCACCGCCGAGGGATCGTGCTCGAAAGCCAATTCGGTGCTCTCGCCCCCCGCGGGCTGAGGGGCCGCGAGCCGAATCTCGCGGAAGGCGTTGAAGCCGCCATAGCCATCGTCCACGCAGCCCTGGGCTTCGGCGTCGACCTGCGGGGTGCCGAAGGTGGGATCGTCGCACATGTTCTTCGGCCACTGCCCGTTGATGAAGAACTTGTACTGCACGACCCCGGGCTCGAGCTCCACGCTCACCATCCAGGTGCCGTTGTCCTGCTTGTGCATGGGCAGCTCGGCCCAGTTGTTGAAGCTGCCCCGCAGGCTCACCGAGCGCACCTCGAGGCCCACCGGAGGGTCGTAGGTGAAGGTGACAGGAACTTTAGCCGCACTGGCGAGGGCCAGCAGGGCCACCATCAGCACGGCCCACAAGCGCATCAAGGCTTTCATGTTCGCCATTATCACCCAGCTGCAAACAGTGCCGACAGCCGGTGGTCAATGCCCGAAAGGCTCGCGGCGATCCTTGGGGAGTTTTTATCCCCCCAATCCCCCCGTCAAAGGCGCTTTGCGCCTAACGGCATTGGGCTTTCAGTTGGTATTGGTATAATCCCGACGGAGCCTTATGAGGCCACGCGTAATCTTCATCATCCTGGTGCTGGTGCTGCTGGGCTTCTTTGCCGCGGCCAACTGGTCGCTCATCACGGCGCCCCAGTCACTCTCACTCGTCTTCACGCGCGTAGAGGCTCCGCTGGGTCTGATCCTGCTCATCACCGTGGCCCTGCTTTCGGTCTGGTACGTCATCCTTTCCATCGGGACCGAGGTAGCGGCCTTGCTCGAGGTCAAGAAGTACGCCCGCGAGATCCTGGCTCTGCGCAAACAGGCCGAAGACGCCGAGGCCAGCCGCCTGGTCGAGGTCAAGAAGCTCATCCAGGAGGAGCTCGAGACCCTGCGGAAGCAGATCAACGAGCGCTTCGCCCAGTCCGAGAGCACCCTCATCGACGAGCTGGAGAAGGCCGGGAACACCCTGGCGGCCTACATCGGGGAGCTCGAGGACCAGATCACCGGACAAGATCGCCACCCCCCTCCCCCACCCCAGCGCTAAAGCGTTGAGCCTGAGCAGCAAAACCGCTAAACTGGCGAGGGTTTGGGCCGTTAGCTCAGTTGGTCAGAGCGGGGGACTCATAATCTCTTGGTCGCAGGTTCAAGTCCTGCACGGCCCACCAACAAAGCCGCAGTGGCC contains:
- a CDS encoding alpha-amylase family glycosyl hydrolase, which codes for MKALMRLWAVLMVALLALASAAKVPVTFTYDPPVGLEVRSVSLRGSFNNWAELPMHKQDNGTWMVSVELEPGVVQYKFFINGQWPKNMCDDPTFGTPQVDAEAQGCVDDGYGGFNAFREIRLAAPQPAGGESTELAFEHDPSAVRYVSEAAGRLSIRFEARAGSVKEAFLEAGGRYPMHRQLSYGDLEIWRAAVPTSLGEYRIRVVDSGGQEQSFGPFSPPQRPFAALDWVSGRVGYQIFLERFANGDPSNDEKALVSDEYNFNQAWNKDPGAPKPFVSKWSDPPAGDHCCHQYFGGDLAGFLEKLPYLQEQGVSLVYFNPLFDSGSAHGYDTHSYLEVSPKFGDKALLKKALDEAHKRGIRVLFDFVPNHTGLGFFAFQDVLKRGRSSPYWNWYFIKRWPFVPGDASAYEAWGGFGSLPKLNTGNPGVRRYLIEVSKYWLRFGFDGIRVDVVNELIDAHSFFAQWRRELKALKPEAYLVAEIWQRDASWLQGDEFDSLMNYAIGRDVVLRYARGGALFGGSRMLGELARVYATYAEAVAAMGFNLIGSHDTARILTDLGGGGLRDTPSAEALGRVRLAAALLYALPGVPVFFQGDECGFGGEKPSSPPYDLQRYPVQWDRCKPDLQAHFKQLALLRKELPALSSPIFRTFKGDGPVMAFLRGEPGEGEVLAVFNNSTDPARLELPAGAWRDGLEARTYRGELELAPLGWRYLVRMGGGER